The following are encoded in a window of Caldicellulosiruptor danielii genomic DNA:
- a CDS encoding SPASM domain-containing protein translates to MTPCVFFREKEFIAGNILQHDFQYLWNYSPVFNLFRELSNDNCPYCVYFSTCMGGCRALAFYVNKNLNGIDSRCWYNT, encoded by the coding sequence ATTACACCATGTGTTTTTTTTAGAGAAAAAGAATTTATTGCAGGAAACATTTTGCAACATGATTTTCAATATCTTTGGAATTATTCTCCAGTCTTCAATCTCTTTAGAGAACTTTCCAATGACAATTGTCCTTACTGTGTTTACTTTAGCACTTGTATGGGTGGTTGCAGAGCTCTTGCTTTTTATGTTAATAAAAATCTTAATGGTATTGATAGTCGATGCTGGTATAATACATAA
- a CDS encoding B12-binding domain-containing radical SAM protein — protein sequence MILLVAVNSKYVHTNLAVRYLYQLCKENYPCEYVEFNINQPLQDVLYEILSRKPEYVAISTYIWNRSFVEKLVEGLKKARRDIKIILGGPEVYFDSLDEWKFVDIIIKGEGEHPFLDLCEHIAAGKQYTQKEYPPFDLSKLPFAYKDEKLNTSRIYYYESSRGCPFRCSYCLSSIEKGVRFAPLEKVFEELDYLFKKQVRLIKFVDRTFNANKERTIKIIEFCKQKSQATQIHFEIDPTLLDSDIITAINTSKDNLFRLEIGLQSFNPQTLDAIDRFYDIDRIDKNLKKLMENKKAIVHLDLIAGLPYEDFLSFKRSLDKTILYFADEVQLGFLKMLKGTKIREEAAKYNYEFFKDPPYEVISNSFISFEEIYKLKKIEDLIDKVYNRQYLYFTLRYIFQKISPSEFFEKLSSKVDNLNTREFVKDLYRAIKENFDFDINILNNLFRFDILRRFPEEFLPEELAISKEEREKIKQAIYQATRYQDLREPKEIIRRSRACIFGFDIERFIEDNKIESGDFLYIFFEEKVKKIKLQ from the coding sequence ATGATCCTGCTTGTTGCAGTAAACTCAAAGTATGTTCATACAAATTTAGCAGTCAGATACCTTTATCAGCTCTGTAAAGAAAACTATCCTTGTGAATATGTCGAGTTTAATATTAATCAACCTTTGCAAGATGTACTTTATGAAATTTTGAGTAGAAAGCCCGAATATGTTGCAATTTCAACATATATCTGGAACAGGAGTTTTGTCGAAAAGCTTGTTGAAGGGTTAAAAAAGGCAAGAAGAGACATAAAAATAATTCTTGGTGGGCCAGAGGTGTATTTTGACAGCCTTGATGAATGGAAGTTTGTTGACATAATAATCAAAGGAGAGGGAGAGCACCCTTTTTTAGATTTATGTGAGCATATTGCAGCTGGCAAGCAATATACCCAAAAAGAGTATCCGCCGTTTGACTTGAGTAAGCTTCCTTTTGCATACAAAGATGAAAAATTAAATACCAGCAGAATCTATTATTATGAAAGCAGCAGAGGCTGCCCTTTTAGATGTTCGTATTGTCTTTCTTCCATTGAAAAAGGTGTTCGATTTGCGCCTCTTGAAAAAGTCTTTGAAGAGCTTGACTATCTTTTTAAAAAACAAGTAAGACTTATAAAGTTTGTTGACAGGACATTTAACGCAAACAAAGAAAGAACAATAAAAATAATAGAGTTTTGTAAACAAAAGTCGCAAGCTACTCAAATACACTTTGAAATAGACCCAACACTTTTAGATAGTGACATTATCACTGCAATAAATACTTCAAAAGATAACCTCTTCAGACTTGAAATAGGTCTTCAGAGTTTCAACCCACAAACTCTTGATGCAATAGATAGATTTTATGACATAGATAGAATTGATAAAAACTTGAAAAAGCTTATGGAAAACAAAAAAGCCATTGTTCATCTTGACTTAATAGCGGGCCTGCCATATGAAGATTTTTTGAGTTTTAAAAGAAGTCTTGATAAAACTATATTGTATTTTGCTGATGAGGTTCAGCTTGGATTTTTGAAAATGTTAAAAGGGACAAAGATAAGAGAAGAAGCAGCTAAATACAATTATGAGTTTTTCAAAGATCCACCGTATGAGGTTATCTCAAATAGCTTCATTAGCTTTGAAGAGATTTATAAGCTTAAAAAGATAGAAGATTTGATAGACAAAGTTTACAACAGGCAGTACCTCTATTTTACTTTAAGATACATTTTTCAGAAAATCTCTCCCTCAGAATTTTTTGAAAAGCTCTCAAGTAAGGTAGATAATCTAAACACAAGGGAATTTGTAAAAGATCTCTACAGAGCCATAAAAGAGAATTTTGATTTTGATATAAATATATTGAATAACCTGTTCAGATTTGACATTCTAAGAAGGTTTCCAGAAGAATTTTTACCTGAAGAGTTGGCAATATCCAAGGAGGAAAGGGAGAAAATTAAACAAGCAATATATCAAGCAACAAGATACCAAGACCTCAGAGAACCAAAAGAGATTATAAGAAGATCAAGGGCTTGCATATTCGGATTTGACATTGAAAGGTTTATAGAAGATAATAAAATTGAAAGTGGAGATTTTTTATACATCTTTTTCGAAGAAAAAGTAAAGAAAATAAAACTTCAGTAA
- a CDS encoding metal-sensing transcriptional repressor: protein MPESERKEEILSRLKNIKGHIEGIIKMVEEEKECEEVMLQIIAVKKALEKVGYFIIENHAKKCLSDVENKVQVQKILNIMMKFLS, encoded by the coding sequence TTGCCTGAAAGTGAAAGGAAAGAAGAGATTCTTTCAAGACTAAAAAATATCAAAGGGCATATTGAAGGAATTATCAAGATGGTGGAAGAAGAAAAAGAATGTGAAGAGGTTATGCTACAGATAATTGCTGTCAAGAAAGCTTTGGAAAAAGTGGGGTATTTTATAATAGAAAACCATGCTAAAAAGTGCTTATCAGATGTTGAGAACAAGGTTCAAGTTCAAAAGATTTTGAATATAATGATGAAATTTTTGAGCTAA
- a CDS encoding aminopeptidase, with the protein MSEKSYGQELYEKLSYTSKNAWEVLKEEEKPFVFELAEKYKHFLNCAKTEREAVEYFIERAEEKGYKEFNNNIQELKPGDKVYFVNNSKSILLAHIGKKPLKEGFNLIGTHIDSPRLDLKPKPLYELNELALLKTHYYGGIKKYHWVNVPLSIHGVVVKSDGSKVKITIGEDESDPVFYITDLLVHLSSEQLQKKANEAIPAENLNVLIGSMPFNDEKVKEKVKLNILKILNEKYGITEEDLISADIEVVPAAKARDVGLDRSLIGAYGQDDRACSFLAAEGIFSIDEIPEKTAIVYLVDKEEIGSVGISSAESNFFDSCVAKLMKALGEYSDSLDLAICFENSAAISGDVAAALDPTYEGAYDKLNSTLIGHGVTIEKYTGVRGKYSGSEATAEYVGKIRNFLNSNNICWQTGLLGKVDQGGGGTIAMFIARKMINVIDSGVPILSMHSTFEITSKIDVYMTYKFYREFLKRFI; encoded by the coding sequence ATGAGCGAGAAGTCTTATGGCCAAGAACTTTATGAAAAGCTGTCCTACACTTCTAAAAATGCGTGGGAAGTTTTAAAGGAAGAAGAAAAACCTTTTGTTTTTGAGTTGGCAGAAAAGTATAAGCACTTTTTGAACTGTGCAAAGACAGAAAGAGAAGCAGTTGAATATTTCATAGAAAGAGCTGAAGAAAAAGGATATAAAGAATTTAACAATAATATTCAAGAATTAAAGCCAGGTGATAAGGTATATTTTGTAAACAATAGCAAAAGCATCTTGCTTGCTCATATAGGCAAAAAACCTTTAAAGGAAGGGTTTAATCTGATAGGTACCCATATAGATTCTCCACGACTTGACTTAAAGCCAAAGCCACTATATGAGTTAAATGAGCTTGCACTTTTGAAGACACACTACTATGGTGGCATTAAAAAATATCACTGGGTAAATGTGCCCCTTAGCATCCACGGTGTTGTTGTAAAAAGTGATGGTTCAAAAGTGAAGATTACAATTGGTGAAGATGAAAGTGACCCTGTTTTTTATATAACAGACCTCCTTGTGCATTTATCTTCTGAGCAGCTTCAGAAAAAAGCAAACGAGGCAATTCCGGCAGAAAATTTGAATGTGCTCATAGGAAGTATGCCGTTTAATGATGAGAAGGTGAAAGAAAAGGTAAAACTTAATATCTTGAAAATTCTAAATGAAAAATATGGTATTACAGAAGAGGATCTTATTTCGGCTGACATTGAAGTTGTGCCAGCTGCAAAAGCACGTGATGTGGGGCTTGACAGAAGCTTAATTGGTGCATATGGTCAGGATGACAGAGCGTGCAGTTTTTTGGCAGCAGAAGGTATCTTTTCAATAGATGAAATTCCAGAGAAAACTGCAATAGTTTATTTGGTTGACAAAGAGGAGATAGGAAGTGTAGGAATATCAAGTGCTGAATCAAACTTTTTTGACTCTTGTGTAGCAAAACTAATGAAAGCATTGGGTGAATATTCCGATAGCCTTGATTTAGCTATTTGTTTTGAGAACTCTGCAGCAATTTCAGGTGATGTTGCAGCAGCACTGGACCCAACATATGAAGGTGCTTATGACAAGCTCAATTCAACATTGATTGGTCACGGTGTTACAATTGAAAAGTATACAGGGGTTAGAGGCAAATACAGTGGTTCAGAAGCAACAGCAGAGTATGTGGGCAAAATCAGAAATTTTTTGAACTCAAATAACATTTGCTGGCAGACAGGACTTTTAGGTAAAGTTGACCAAGGCGGTGGCGGCACAATTGCAATGTTTATTGCAAGAAAAATGATAAATGTAATAGACTCAGGCGTTCCAATTTTGTCTATGCACTCAACATTTGAGATAACAAGTAAGATTGATGTGTATATGACTTATAAGTTTTATAGAGAGTTTTTGAAGAGGTTTATATAA
- a CDS encoding Nramp family divalent metal transporter, whose product MKNAREILKYIGPGLLVTVGFIDPGNWASNVAAGSSFGLKLLWVVLLSTIILIVLQHNAAHLGIASGLCLAEATSIYLNKYLAMAVLSSAMLATVSTAMAEILGASIALEMLFKIPIKLGCLIILPFTIFFLFSNSYKKVERWIIAFVSLIGLSFLIELFLVKVSVKDVVFGWIKPYIPSGSLMVVLSILGAVVMPHNLFLHSEIIQSRQWNTQDEKIIKHQLKFEFVDTLFSMFIGFLINSSMIIIAHATFYTKGIIVESLPQAQQMLKPILGNFSATIFAFALLLSGISSSITAAFTGGTIMAGFYRRPYNIEELPTKIGIIIPLVLASIIILFISNPFKALIISQMLLSMQLPITIILQIYLTSSKKVMGKFANSLVDKIILGIVAAVVIGLDVFLIVTSL is encoded by the coding sequence ATGAAAAATGCAAGGGAAATACTCAAATACATAGGACCAGGTCTTCTTGTCACAGTAGGATTTATCGACCCTGGAAACTGGGCATCAAATGTGGCTGCTGGCAGTAGTTTTGGTTTAAAGCTTTTGTGGGTAGTTTTACTATCAACCATAATCTTGATAGTGCTTCAGCACAACGCAGCCCATCTTGGCATTGCATCAGGTCTTTGCTTGGCTGAAGCAACTTCAATCTATCTTAATAAGTATCTTGCAATGGCTGTACTTTCATCTGCAATGTTGGCAACAGTCTCAACTGCTATGGCAGAAATCTTAGGCGCGTCAATTGCCCTTGAGATGCTTTTTAAAATTCCTATTAAGCTTGGGTGTTTAATCATCTTGCCTTTTACCATATTTTTCTTATTTTCTAACTCATATAAAAAGGTTGAAAGGTGGATAATTGCGTTTGTATCTCTGATAGGTCTTTCTTTTTTGATAGAGCTTTTTCTTGTGAAGGTTTCTGTAAAAGATGTAGTTTTTGGGTGGATAAAGCCATATATTCCATCTGGATCTTTAATGGTTGTTCTTTCAATCCTTGGTGCAGTTGTGATGCCACACAATCTGTTTTTGCATTCTGAAATAATTCAGAGCAGGCAGTGGAACACTCAAGACGAAAAGATAATAAAACATCAGCTTAAATTTGAGTTTGTTGACACACTCTTTTCAATGTTTATCGGATTTTTAATTAATAGCAGCATGATTATAATAGCTCATGCAACTTTTTACACAAAAGGTATCATTGTTGAATCGCTACCACAGGCTCAGCAGATGTTAAAGCCTATTTTGGGAAATTTCTCTGCAACAATTTTTGCATTTGCCCTATTGCTTTCTGGCATCTCTTCAAGCATTACAGCTGCGTTTACAGGCGGAACAATCATGGCAGGGTTCTATAGAAGACCTTATAACATTGAAGAGCTGCCAACAAAGATTGGAATTATCATTCCATTGGTTTTAGCATCCATTATTATACTTTTTATCTCAAATCCGTTCAAAGCTCTGATAATTTCACAGATGCTTTTGAGTATGCAGCTGCCAATCACAATCATTCTTCAAATTTATCTGACATCGTCCAAAAAAGTCATGGGGAAATTCGCAAACTCTTTAGTAGATAAAATAATTCTTGGAATTGTAGCAGCAGTTGTAATAGGACTCGATGTTTTTCTGATAGTTACTTCTCTATAA
- a CDS encoding DUF6485 family protein, producing the protein MECTLSKNLSICTCTYEPCPRKGRCCECLHYHRKNGQLPACYFSKEAERTYDRSIENFIRDYSSRK; encoded by the coding sequence ATGGAGTGCACACTTTCAAAAAACCTTTCAATCTGCACATGTACTTATGAACCGTGCCCAAGAAAGGGAAGATGCTGCGAGTGTTTGCACTATCATAGGAAAAATGGACAGCTTCCTGCTTGCTATTTTTCAAAAGAAGCAGAAAGAACATATGACCGTTCGATAGAGAATTTTATTCGCGACTATTCTTCAAGGAAATAA
- a CDS encoding PqqD family protein: protein MNTKTGETFLINDIGYIIFECALKSKSMTELVKNVCQKTNDDIEKSTKTIENFLKILLEKNILIQGDITE, encoded by the coding sequence ATCAACACAAAAACGGGTGAAACTTTCTTAATAAACGATATAGGGTATATCATTTTTGAATGTGCTCTCAAATCTAAGAGCATGACTGAATTAGTAAAAAATGTTTGTCAAAAGACTAACGATGACATTGAAAAATCTACAAAAACTATAGAAAACTTTTTAAAAATTCTATTAGAGAAAAACATTCTAATTCAGGGAGATATTACAGAATGA
- a CDS encoding sulfurtransferase TusA family protein: protein MAEYFIDAKGLQCPGPITQLFKQIKEAQSGDVVTIEVTDPAFKRDVESWCKKTKNELLELKEENGVIQAKIKKA, encoded by the coding sequence ATGGCAGAATATTTTATTGATGCAAAAGGACTTCAGTGTCCAGGACCTATTACCCAGCTTTTTAAACAAATTAAAGAAGCACAAAGTGGAGATGTTGTAACAATTGAAGTGACAGACCCAGCGTTCAAACGTGATGTTGAGAGCTGGTGCAAAAAAACAAAGAATGAGCTTTTAGAGCTCAAAGAAGAAAATGGTGTAATTCAAGCAAAGATTAAAAAGGCTTAA
- a CDS encoding DsrE/DsrF/DrsH-like family protein: MREDKKTIIVFSNEMDKVMAAFVIATGAAAMGDEVTMFFTFWGLNVLRDAKKKAQGKSFLEKMFGAMMPKGVEKLPLSKMNFLGIGPKLMKYMMRKKNVMMLPEMIKQAQELGIKMVACSMSMDVMGIKKEELIDGVEIGGVATYLGEAGEAGVNLFI, encoded by the coding sequence ATGAGAGAAGACAAAAAGACAATCATTGTGTTTTCAAACGAAATGGATAAGGTTATGGCAGCATTTGTAATTGCAACTGGTGCTGCTGCAATGGGCGATGAGGTGACAATGTTTTTTACATTCTGGGGTTTGAACGTTTTGAGAGATGCTAAAAAGAAAGCACAGGGAAAATCCTTTTTGGAAAAAATGTTTGGTGCTATGATGCCAAAAGGGGTTGAAAAACTTCCACTTTCCAAGATGAACTTTTTAGGAATTGGTCCGAAGCTTATGAAATATATGATGAGAAAGAAAAATGTTATGATGCTACCTGAGATGATAAAGCAGGCACAAGAGCTTGGTATAAAGATGGTTGCATGTTCAATGTCAATGGATGTTATGGGGATAAAAAAGGAAGAGTTAATAGACGGTGTTGAAATTGGTGGTGTTGCCACATACCTTGGTGAGGCAGGTGAAGCAGGTGTGAATTTGTTTATCTAA
- a CDS encoding 4Fe-4S binding protein: MRKAVLDRNMCDRSPFCPSSRSCKFNAIKRNVRGFFDVEIEIDKEKCTGCGVCTKFCPQGAIKIVEE, translated from the coding sequence ATGAGAAAAGCAGTACTGGACAGAAACATGTGTGACAGGTCACCTTTTTGTCCTTCTTCGCGTTCGTGCAAATTTAATGCAATAAAAAGAAACGTAAGAGGATTTTTTGATGTTGAAATTGAAATTGACAAGGAAAAATGTACAGGATGCGGCGTATGTACGAAGTTTTGTCCGCAGGGAGCTATAAAGATTGTTGAAGAGTAG
- a CDS encoding MFS transporter, translating into MKNNRNAINLLCSQFISEIGNWIDRVALLTLVYSVSKSNLKMSILSILMLLPAVIFGIPFGKIIDLSNKKTILVFGDISRALLVILVPFSTNYVFLIVFIISSITAIYENTRNSIIPELITKEEIRKINSLSSSLNSIMMVVGPSIGGLLTSYLDLKYCFFIDSFTFLVSAIFISQISYHKHKSTENRNENIRYLEFLEYLRSNFIIKSLIILNGLIGLFAGILNGLLIVYVINYLHTDSKGYGFILTSKGIAMVITSLLIYKYLKTIKNETLLLTGVIGLGISIILFSLNNIFEFALLIHFANGICNSFVAIARTTLIQENCNKIFLGRVFSFNSIVGNISSIISLLIGGIISNTISVKIIFLTSGISITLIGMIYLINLSKNCHKILQHSR; encoded by the coding sequence ATGAAAAATAATAGAAATGCTATTAACTTGTTATGCTCTCAATTTATATCAGAAATTGGAAATTGGATTGATAGAGTTGCTTTACTTACTTTAGTGTATAGTGTTAGCAAGTCAAATTTAAAAATGTCCATTCTTTCTATTTTAATGCTATTACCTGCTGTTATATTTGGTATTCCATTTGGGAAAATAATTGATTTATCAAACAAAAAAACAATTTTGGTATTTGGAGATATTTCGAGAGCTTTATTAGTAATTTTAGTACCTTTTTCAACTAATTATGTATTTTTGATTGTATTTATAATATCTTCCATCACCGCTATTTATGAAAATACAAGAAATAGTATAATTCCAGAACTAATTACCAAAGAAGAAATACGTAAAATTAACAGTCTTAGTAGCTCATTAAATTCTATTATGATGGTTGTTGGACCCTCTATAGGTGGATTATTAACTTCTTACCTTGATTTAAAATACTGTTTTTTCATTGATTCATTTACTTTTCTTGTTTCTGCTATTTTTATTTCTCAAATTTCATACCATAAACACAAAAGCACAGAGAACCGAAATGAAAATATAAGATATTTGGAATTCTTAGAATATCTGAGATCTAATTTCATCATAAAAAGTTTAATAATTCTCAATGGTTTAATTGGTCTATTTGCTGGAATTCTGAACGGACTGTTAATTGTTTATGTGATTAATTATTTACATACTGATTCAAAAGGATATGGTTTTATTCTGACATCAAAAGGAATTGCAATGGTTATTACTTCTCTTCTCATTTACAAATATTTAAAAACGATAAAAAACGAAACTCTTCTTTTGACAGGAGTAATAGGTTTGGGAATTTCTATCATCCTATTTTCATTAAATAACATTTTTGAATTTGCTCTTCTCATCCATTTTGCAAATGGAATTTGTAACTCATTTGTTGCCATTGCTCGAACTACTTTAATTCAAGAAAATTGTAACAAGATATTTTTAGGAAGAGTTTTTAGCTTTAATTCAATAGTGGGGAATATTTCCTCAATTATTTCATTATTAATTGGAGGAATTATATCTAATACTATATCAGTTAAGATAATTTTCTTAACCAGCGGAATTAGCATTACACTAATAGGAATGATTTATCTTATTAATTTATCAAAAAACTGTCATAAAATACTTCAACACAGCAGATAA